One Ascaphus truei isolate aAscTru1 chromosome 9, aAscTru1.hap1, whole genome shotgun sequence genomic region harbors:
- the GMFB gene encoding glia maturation factor beta isoform X2, whose amino-acid sequence MKIDKDKRLVVLEEEHEGISPDELKDELPERQPRFLVYSYKYQHDDGRVSYPLCFIFSSPVGCKPEQQMMYAGSKNKLVQTAGLTKVFEIRNTEDLTEEWLTEKLGFFH is encoded by the exons A TGAAAATAGATAAAGATAAACGCCTGGTGGTGCTGGAAGAGGAACATGAG GGTATTTCTCCAGACGAACTCAAGGATGAACTTCCTGAGAGGCAACCAAGAT TTCTAGTATACAGTTACAAGTACCAGCATGACGATGGAAGAGTGTCCTACCCATTGTGTTTTATTTTCTCAAGTCCAGTCG GATGTAAACCTGAGCAGCAGATGATGTATGCTGGGAGCAAAAATAAACTTGTTCAGACAGCTGGACTCACAAAG GTATTTGAGATAAGAAATACTGAAGACCTAACTGAAGAATGGCTGACTGAGAAACTTGGCTTTTtccattaa
- the GMFB gene encoding glia maturation factor beta isoform X1: MSESLVVCDVDEELVEKLKKFRFRKETNNAAIIMKIDKDKRLVVLEEEHEGISPDELKDELPERQPRFLVYSYKYQHDDGRVSYPLCFIFSSPVGCKPEQQMMYAGSKNKLVQTAGLTKVFEIRNTEDLTEEWLTEKLGFFH, encoded by the exons ATG AGTGAGTCTCtggttgtgtgtgatgtggatgAAGAACTCGTGGAGAAGCTAAAGAAGTTTCGCTTTCGTAAAGAAACCAACAATGCAGCGATTATAA TGAAAATAGATAAAGATAAACGCCTGGTGGTGCTGGAAGAGGAACATGAG GGTATTTCTCCAGACGAACTCAAGGATGAACTTCCTGAGAGGCAACCAAGAT TTCTAGTATACAGTTACAAGTACCAGCATGACGATGGAAGAGTGTCCTACCCATTGTGTTTTATTTTCTCAAGTCCAGTCG GATGTAAACCTGAGCAGCAGATGATGTATGCTGGGAGCAAAAATAAACTTGTTCAGACAGCTGGACTCACAAAG GTATTTGAGATAAGAAATACTGAAGACCTAACTGAAGAATGGCTGACTGAGAAACTTGGCTTTTtccattaa